One Streptomyces sp. V4I8 genomic window carries:
- the folE gene encoding GTP cyclohydrolase I FolE, protein MTDPVTLDGEGRIGEFDEKRAENAVRELLIAVGEDPDREGLRETPARVARAYRELLAGLWQEPEEVLTTTFDIGHDEMVLVKDIEIVSQCEHHLLPFHGVAHIGYIPAESGKITGLSKLARLVDVFARRLQVQERLTTQIADSLMKILEARGVIVVIEAEHMCMSMRGIRKPGAKTTTSAVRGQLRDATTRAEAMSLILAR, encoded by the coding sequence ATGACCGACCCCGTGACGCTGGACGGCGAGGGCCGCATCGGCGAGTTCGACGAGAAGCGTGCCGAGAACGCCGTACGCGAACTGCTGATCGCGGTCGGCGAGGACCCTGATCGGGAGGGATTGAGGGAGACTCCGGCGCGGGTGGCGCGGGCTTACCGGGAGCTGCTGGCGGGGCTGTGGCAGGAGCCTGAGGAAGTTCTGACGACGACGTTCGATATCGGGCATGACGAGATGGTCTTGGTCAAGGACATCGAAATCGTGAGCCAATGTGAACATCATCTTCTACCATTCCATGGCGTAGCTCACATTGGTTATATTCCGGCTGAAAGTGGCAAAATTACGGGCCTCTCGAAGCTCGCCCGACTGGTCGACGTGTTTGCCCGTCGTCTGCAGGTGCAGGAACGACTCACCACCCAGATCGCGGACTCTCTCATGAAGATCCTTGAGGCCCGGGGGGTGATCGTCGTCATCGAGGCTGAGCACATGTGCATGTCGATGCGCGGGATCCGCAAGCCGGGCGCGAAGACCACGACATCCGCGGTGCGTGGACAGCTTCGGGATGCTACGACCCGGGCCGAGGCGATGAGCCTGATACTGGCGCGCTGA
- a CDS encoding DUF3180 domain-containing protein — translation MRELRIRMLAGLFVVAGVLSWAGARLWNSVGTLPSVPLAAPIVLAVIAVVLLATALSIRARLKAQRERRPEAKGVDPLMAARAVVFGHASALVAALVAGMYGGTGVFLLESLDIPARRDQAIYAGFSVLAGIGVIAAAIFLERVCKLPEDDEQNGAGTAPTT, via the coding sequence GTGAGAGAGCTGCGCATCAGGATGCTGGCAGGCTTGTTCGTCGTCGCCGGCGTCCTGTCCTGGGCGGGCGCCCGCCTGTGGAACTCCGTCGGGACCCTGCCCAGTGTCCCCCTGGCCGCCCCCATCGTCCTGGCGGTCATCGCCGTGGTCCTGCTGGCCACGGCACTGTCGATCCGCGCCCGCCTCAAGGCCCAGCGCGAACGCCGCCCCGAGGCCAAGGGCGTCGACCCCCTGATGGCCGCCCGCGCGGTCGTCTTCGGCCACGCCAGCGCCCTGGTCGCCGCCCTCGTCGCCGGCATGTACGGCGGCACGGGCGTCTTCCTCCTCGAGTCCCTCGACATCCCCGCCCGCCGCGACCAGGCCATCTACGCCGGCTTCTCCGTCCTGGCGGGCATCGGCGTGATAGCGGCAGCGATCTTCCTGGAGCGCGTGTGCAAGCTGCCGGAGGATGACGAGCAGAACGGGGCGGGGACCGCGCCGACGACGTGA
- the folK gene encoding 2-amino-4-hydroxy-6-hydroxymethyldihydropteridine diphosphokinase encodes MTASFTEGHSDPTVQPVPASVVEKVDAADTTLSNPKRAVISLGSNLGNRLETLQGAIDALEDTPGVRVKGVSPVYETEPWGVEPGSQPSYFNAIVVLKTTLPPSSLLERAHAVEEAFHRVRDERWGARTLDVDIVAYADLVSDDPTLTLPHPRAHERAFVLAPWHDLEPEAQLPGRGAVADLLGTVTREGVAPRKDLELQLPE; translated from the coding sequence ATGACCGCGTCCTTCACAGAGGGTCACAGCGACCCGACCGTACAGCCGGTACCCGCCTCCGTCGTCGAGAAGGTCGACGCCGCCGACACCACCCTCAGCAACCCGAAACGGGCCGTCATCTCCCTCGGCTCCAACCTCGGCAACCGCCTGGAGACCCTGCAGGGCGCCATCGACGCCCTGGAGGACACCCCGGGCGTGCGGGTCAAAGGCGTCTCCCCGGTGTACGAGACGGAGCCGTGGGGCGTGGAGCCGGGCAGCCAGCCCTCCTACTTCAACGCGATCGTGGTCCTCAAGACCACCCTCCCCCCGTCCTCCCTGCTGGAGCGGGCGCACGCGGTCGAGGAGGCCTTCCACCGCGTCCGGGACGAGCGTTGGGGCGCGCGCACCCTCGACGTCGACATCGTCGCGTACGCCGACCTCGTCTCCGACGACCCGACCCTCACGCTCCCCCACCCGCGCGCCCACGAACGGGCCTTCGTCCTCGCCCCCTGGCACGACCTGGAGCCCGAGGCCCAGCTGCCCGGCCGCGGAGCGGTCGCCGACCTTCTCGGCACCGTCACCCGGGAGGGCGTCGCACCACGCAAGGACCTGGAACTCCAGCTGCCCGAATAG
- the folB gene encoding dihydroneopterin aldolase, translating to MDRVALRGLKARGYHGVFPEERKEGQTFVVDLVLGLDTRPAAADDDLAKTVHYGIVAEEVVAVVEGEPVNLIETLAERIAQACLKHQGVQEVEVRVHKPNAPITVPFDDVTVTITRSRV from the coding sequence GTGGATCGTGTCGCGCTGCGCGGCCTGAAGGCCCGCGGGTACCACGGTGTGTTCCCCGAGGAGCGCAAGGAGGGCCAGACCTTCGTCGTGGACCTCGTCCTGGGCCTGGACACCCGACCGGCCGCCGCCGACGACGACCTGGCGAAGACCGTGCACTACGGCATCGTGGCGGAGGAGGTCGTGGCCGTCGTCGAGGGCGAGCCGGTCAACCTCATCGAGACGCTCGCCGAGCGCATCGCCCAGGCCTGTCTGAAGCACCAAGGGGTCCAGGAGGTCGAGGTCCGCGTCCACAAGCCGAACGCGCCGATCACGGTCCCCTTCGACGACGTGACCGTCACCATCACCCGGAGCCGAGTATGA
- a CDS encoding nuclear transport factor 2 family protein — protein sequence MSAPHTDVEHVEAANTAFYEAMERGDFEELSSLWLTPSDLGIDETYHDPADAGVISCVHPGWPVLTGRGEVLRSYALIMANTDYIQFFLTDVHVSVTGDTALVNCTENILSGGPSPDGADELGPLVGQLVIATNVFRRTPDGWKLWSHHASPVLAENDEAEGDDTPA from the coding sequence GTGAGCGCCCCCCACACCGACGTCGAGCACGTGGAGGCCGCCAACACCGCCTTCTACGAGGCGATGGAGCGCGGCGACTTCGAGGAGCTGTCCTCGCTCTGGCTCACCCCGTCCGACCTGGGCATCGACGAGACGTACCACGACCCGGCCGACGCCGGCGTGATCTCCTGCGTGCACCCCGGCTGGCCGGTGCTCACCGGACGCGGCGAGGTCCTGCGGTCGTACGCGCTGATCATGGCGAACACCGACTACATCCAGTTCTTCCTCACCGACGTGCATGTCTCCGTCACCGGCGACACCGCCCTGGTGAACTGCACCGAGAACATCCTCAGCGGCGGCCCCTCCCCGGACGGCGCCGACGAGCTCGGCCCGCTCGTGGGCCAGCTCGTGATCGCCACGAACGTGTTCCGGCGCACACCCGACGGCTGGAAGCTCTGGTCGCACCACGCCTCGCCGGTTCTGGCCGAAAACGACGAGGCCGAAGGGGACGACACCCCCGCCTGA
- the folP gene encoding dihydropteroate synthase yields MSKQSGRGRVTGLPQWDRCAVMGVVNVTPDSFSDGGRWFDTTSAVKHGLALVEEGADLVDVGGESTRPGATRVDEDEELRRVVPVVRGLAAEGVTISVDTMRASVAEQALAAGAALVNDVSGGLADPAMIPVVADAGAPFVVMHWRGFLEGGNVKGAYDDVVAEVVDELHARVDAVLAGGIAPDRIVVDPGLGFSKDAEHDLVLLAHLDRLLALGHPLLVAASRKRFLGRVLAGPQAAPPPARERDAATAAVSALAAHAGAWAVRVHEVRATADAVRVARAIEEARAPQNTPGADAAEGAR; encoded by the coding sequence ATGAGCAAGCAGAGCGGACGCGGGCGCGTCACCGGCCTTCCGCAGTGGGACCGCTGCGCGGTCATGGGAGTCGTGAACGTCACTCCCGACTCCTTCTCCGACGGCGGCCGCTGGTTCGACACGACGTCCGCCGTCAAGCACGGGCTCGCCCTGGTCGAGGAGGGCGCCGACCTCGTCGACGTCGGCGGCGAGTCCACCCGCCCCGGCGCCACCCGGGTCGACGAGGACGAGGAACTCCGCCGTGTCGTCCCCGTCGTCCGCGGCCTCGCCGCCGAGGGCGTCACGATCTCCGTCGACACCATGCGCGCCTCCGTCGCCGAGCAGGCCCTCGCCGCCGGCGCCGCCCTCGTCAACGACGTCAGCGGCGGCCTCGCCGACCCCGCGATGATCCCGGTCGTCGCGGACGCCGGGGCCCCCTTCGTCGTCATGCACTGGCGCGGCTTCCTCGAAGGCGGGAACGTCAAGGGCGCCTACGACGACGTGGTCGCCGAAGTCGTCGACGAACTGCACGCGCGCGTGGACGCCGTACTGGCCGGCGGCATCGCCCCCGACCGCATCGTCGTCGACCCCGGCCTGGGCTTCTCCAAGGACGCCGAGCACGACCTCGTCCTCCTCGCCCACCTCGACCGCCTTCTCGCCCTCGGCCACCCCCTTCTCGTCGCCGCCTCCCGCAAGCGGTTCCTCGGCCGTGTCCTCGCCGGCCCGCAGGCCGCACCGCCGCCCGCCCGCGAGCGCGACGCCGCCACCGCCGCCGTCTCGGCGCTCGCCGCGCACGCCGGCGCGTGGGCGGTGCGCGTCCACGAGGTGCGCGCCACGGCGGACGCGGTGCGCGTCGCACGCGCCATCGAGGAGGCGCGCGCTCCCCAGAACACGCCCGGCGCGGATGCCGCGGAAGGCGCCCGGTGA
- a CDS encoding phosphatidylglycerol lysyltransferase domain-containing protein gives MSGGVPQRSSQARQLPGRVRHLLRGPRPEAVPVLVGRACALVGLLDIAAGVFPRFRHSRMHAIAEVLPGSTGPFAAALSLSAGVLLLLLAHGLKRGKRRAWRAAVVLLPAGAVAQFTYRHSVVGVLISLALLAPLLRHRDQFAALPDPRSRWRALANFVLMGAGSLALGLIIVSAHPNTLVGDPSLADRITHVLYGLFGFEGPVDYQGNTSWTVAFSLGALGWITAVTTIYLAFRPEHPAARLTEDDEVRLRALLEKHGARDSLGHFALRRDKAVVFSPSGKAAVTYRVVSGVMLASGDPIGDVEAWPGAIERFMDEARAHSWTPAVMGCSETGAEVWTRETGLDALELGDEAVVDVPDFSLTGRAMRNVRQMVKRIERAGYETRVRRVRDLGETELERIRRAADDWRGTDTERGFSMALGRIGDSGDGDCLIATAHKPDEEPGPYGDLKAILHFVPWGTDGASLDLMRRDRSADPGMNELLIVAALQAAPKFGIARVSLNFAMFRSALARGEKIGAGPVLRAWRGLLVFLSRWFQIESLYKFNAKFRPRWEPRFVVYRASADLPRLGFAAMQAEGFVNLALPLPRFLRRRTTAPRPCPHAVAERDVRAA, from the coding sequence ATGTCGGGTGGGGTTCCCCAACGATCAAGTCAGGCACGGCAGCTGCCGGGCCGAGTTCGGCATCTGCTCCGAGGCCCGCGCCCGGAGGCCGTTCCCGTTCTCGTCGGCAGGGCCTGCGCCCTGGTCGGCCTGCTGGACATCGCGGCGGGCGTCTTCCCGCGCTTCCGGCACAGCCGTATGCATGCCATCGCCGAGGTGCTGCCGGGCTCGACGGGCCCCTTCGCGGCCGCGCTGTCGCTGAGCGCCGGTGTGCTGCTGCTCCTGCTCGCCCACGGCCTCAAGCGCGGCAAGCGGCGGGCCTGGCGGGCCGCCGTCGTCCTGCTGCCGGCCGGCGCGGTGGCGCAGTTCACGTACCGCCACTCCGTGGTGGGCGTCCTCATCTCGCTGGCGCTGCTGGCCCCCCTGCTGCGCCACCGCGACCAGTTCGCGGCCCTGCCCGACCCGCGCAGCAGGTGGCGGGCGCTGGCCAACTTCGTCCTCATGGGCGCCGGTTCCCTCGCCCTCGGCCTGATCATCGTCAGCGCCCACCCGAACACCCTGGTCGGCGACCCGAGCCTGGCCGACCGCATCACCCACGTCCTGTACGGCCTGTTCGGCTTCGAGGGCCCGGTCGACTACCAGGGCAACACCTCCTGGACGGTCGCCTTCTCCCTCGGCGCCCTCGGGTGGATCACGGCGGTCACCACGATCTACCTGGCCTTCCGCCCCGAACACCCCGCCGCCCGCCTCACCGAGGACGACGAGGTGCGCCTGCGCGCCCTGCTGGAGAAGCACGGCGCCCGCGACTCGCTCGGCCACTTCGCGCTCCGCCGCGACAAGGCCGTCGTCTTCTCCCCCAGCGGCAAGGCGGCGGTGACCTACCGCGTTGTCTCCGGCGTGATGCTCGCCAGCGGCGACCCGATCGGCGACGTCGAGGCCTGGCCCGGCGCCATCGAGCGCTTCATGGACGAGGCCCGCGCCCACTCCTGGACCCCCGCCGTCATGGGCTGCTCCGAGACCGGCGCCGAGGTGTGGACCCGCGAGACCGGCCTCGACGCCCTCGAACTGGGCGACGAGGCGGTGGTGGACGTCCCGGATTTCTCCCTCACCGGCCGCGCGATGCGCAACGTGCGTCAGATGGTCAAGCGCATCGAGCGCGCCGGTTACGAGACCCGGGTACGGCGCGTCCGTGACCTCGGCGAGACCGAGCTGGAGCGCATTCGCCGCGCCGCCGACGACTGGCGCGGCACCGACACCGAGCGCGGCTTCTCCATGGCGCTGGGCCGCATCGGCGACTCCGGAGACGGCGACTGTCTCATCGCCACCGCCCACAAGCCGGACGAGGAGCCGGGGCCGTACGGCGACCTCAAGGCGATCCTCCACTTCGTGCCTTGGGGCACCGACGGGGCCTCCCTGGACCTGATGCGCCGCGACCGCTCCGCCGACCCCGGCATGAACGAACTGCTCATCGTGGCCGCCCTCCAGGCCGCCCCGAAGTTCGGCATCGCGCGCGTGTCCCTCAACTTCGCCATGTTCCGCTCGGCCCTGGCCCGCGGCGAGAAGATCGGCGCCGGCCCGGTCCTGCGCGCCTGGCGCGGACTGCTGGTCTTCCTCTCCCGCTGGTTCCAGATCGAGTCCCTGTACAAGTTCAACGCCAAGTTCCGGCCCCGCTGGGAGCCCCGCTTCGTCGTCTACCGCGCCTCCGCCGACCTGCCCCGGCTCGGCTTCGCCGCCATGCAGGCCGAGGGCTTCGTCAACCTCGCCCTGCCCCTGCCGCGCTTCCTGCGCCGCCGTACGACCGCCCCGCGCCCGTGCCCCCACGCGGTGGCGGAGCGGGACGTCCGCGCGGCGTGA